A genomic region of Salinibacter pepae contains the following coding sequences:
- a CDS encoding tRNA-queuosine alpha-mannosyltransferase domain-containing protein, with amino-acid sequence MNVLALEPWHSGSRRRFLNGLAEHSTHDVRSVTMPGRFWQWRMEGGGVTLAQKARSVVDDGFRPDLLFATDMVNLPAVLSLARPHLDDVPAVVYFHENQLTYPVPPDEEQERAYAITNYLSALAADRVVFNTQSHLAEFTEALPQLLRDFPDFTNMHTVRDIRDKSTVLHPGIDLAAHDEYRSADTGRTPRGTAPPVVLWNQRWEYDKNPSGFFRMMNRLDDAEVPFRLILAGKHFHEQPKAFERAFERYAG; translated from the coding sequence ATGAACGTTCTTGCCCTGGAGCCCTGGCACAGCGGGTCTCGGCGCCGCTTTCTGAATGGGCTTGCCGAGCACAGCACCCATGACGTTCGCTCGGTCACCATGCCGGGGCGGTTCTGGCAGTGGCGGATGGAGGGCGGTGGGGTGACCCTGGCCCAGAAAGCACGATCGGTCGTGGACGACGGCTTCCGGCCCGACCTGCTCTTCGCCACGGACATGGTCAATCTGCCGGCCGTCTTGTCTCTGGCCCGCCCCCATCTCGACGACGTGCCGGCCGTCGTGTACTTCCACGAAAATCAACTCACCTATCCGGTGCCGCCCGACGAGGAGCAGGAGCGGGCCTACGCCATCACGAATTACCTCTCGGCCCTGGCCGCCGACCGGGTCGTCTTCAACACCCAGTCACACCTTGCCGAGTTCACCGAGGCGCTTCCCCAGCTCCTCCGCGACTTCCCCGACTTCACCAACATGCACACCGTGCGCGACATCCGCGACAAGAGCACGGTGCTGCATCCGGGCATCGACCTTGCGGCCCACGACGAGTATCGAAGCGCGGACACGGGCCGGACGCCGCGCGGCACCGCCCCGCCCGTCGTGCTCTGGAACCAGCGGTGGGAGTACGACAAGAACCCGTCGGGCTTTTTTCGGATGATGAACCGGCTCGACGACGCCGAGGTGCCGTTTCGTCTCATCCTGGCGGGAAAACACTTCCACGAGCAACCGAAGGCGTTTGAGCGGGCCTTCGAACGCTACGCTGGCTGA
- the ribH gene encoding 6,7-dimethyl-8-ribityllumazine synthase: MPTHLEGDLVVDGHRFALVVGRFNEHVTEDLLDGALDTLERHGADLDDITVAHVPGSWEIPVAAQKCARTGEYDAVICLGAVVRGETPHFDYVCSGATSGTMQTSLDTEVPVLFGILTTDTVDQAIARAGSKAGNKGREAAEAAIEMATLMPKLEG, from the coding sequence ATGCCCACGCACCTCGAAGGCGATCTCGTCGTTGACGGCCACCGGTTTGCCCTCGTCGTAGGGCGCTTCAACGAGCACGTCACCGAAGACCTGCTCGACGGCGCCCTGGACACACTGGAGCGCCACGGGGCCGATCTGGACGACATCACGGTGGCCCACGTGCCGGGCTCGTGGGAGATTCCCGTCGCGGCCCAGAAGTGCGCCCGCACCGGCGAGTACGACGCGGTGATCTGCCTCGGCGCCGTCGTTCGGGGCGAGACGCCCCACTTCGACTATGTCTGCTCGGGGGCCACGAGCGGGACGATGCAGACGTCGCTCGATACGGAGGTGCCGGTGCTGTTTGGAATTCTGACGACCGACACTGTCGACCAGGCGATCGCCCGGGCGGGATCGAAGGCCGGCAACAAGGGGCGTGAGGCCGCCGAGGCCGCCATTGAAATGGCGACGCTCATGCCCAAGCTTGAAGGCTAA
- the ruvX gene encoding Holliday junction resolvase RuvX, with translation MSTLSSEARVVGIDVGTKRVGVAVADPLRLFAQPHGTYAPDEALDVLQALRDADGIARIVVGWPLTEEGTAEEATEMVEAYVERIREALGTVEVAREDERYTSEIAKDLLREAGVSQPGRYDKGRVDAAAAAVILQGFLNRTG, from the coding sequence GTGAGCACACTCTCATCGGAGGCCCGCGTCGTGGGGATCGACGTCGGCACGAAGCGCGTCGGCGTGGCCGTGGCCGATCCCCTGCGCCTCTTCGCCCAGCCCCACGGCACCTACGCGCCGGACGAGGCCCTCGACGTGCTCCAGGCGCTGCGGGACGCGGACGGCATCGCCCGCATTGTCGTGGGCTGGCCGCTTACCGAAGAGGGCACCGCAGAGGAGGCCACGGAGATGGTGGAGGCGTACGTGGAGCGCATCCGCGAGGCCCTGGGGACCGTGGAGGTCGCCCGGGAAGACGAGCGCTACACCTCCGAGATTGCGAAAGATCTCCTCCGGGAGGCGGGGGTGAGCCAGCCGGGGCGGTACGACAAGGGCCGCGTCGACGCGGCCGCCGCGGCGGTCATTCTGCAGGGGTTCCTGAACCGCACGGGGTAG
- a CDS encoding HU family DNA-binding protein: MADQVDTATKEDVARRVANIQECPLYEAKEQVRSVLTALGDLMIEADPERRIELRNFGVFEVKKTKAKPTARNPKTNEPMFVPSRRKTLFRPGKRVEEVLKTPLRELGYEVPEGSAERDDGEANDE; the protein is encoded by the coding sequence ATGGCAGACCAAGTCGATACGGCAACGAAGGAAGACGTGGCCCGCCGCGTCGCCAACATTCAGGAGTGTCCCCTCTACGAAGCCAAAGAGCAGGTACGGTCCGTCCTCACGGCCCTGGGCGATCTCATGATTGAGGCGGACCCGGAGCGGCGGATTGAGCTTCGCAACTTCGGGGTGTTTGAGGTGAAGAAGACGAAGGCCAAGCCGACGGCCCGCAACCCCAAGACCAACGAGCCGATGTTCGTGCCCAGCCGGCGCAAGACCCTGTTCCGGCCCGGCAAGCGGGTGGAGGAGGTGCTGAAAACGCCGCTCCGCGAGCTGGGCTACGAGGTGCCGGAGGGGAGCGCGGAACGAGACGACGGGGAGGCGAACGACGAGTAG
- a CDS encoding HIT family protein, with translation MDRMWSPWRSAYVSEANDREPADDESIFTALLREERDEENLILWRGEHVFVIMNRHPYNSGHLLILPYREVTQYDALSAPEQQALTAALDRCMGWLREAVSPDGFNVGMNLGRAAGAGIPDHLHAHVVPRWDGDTNFMATTANTKVLPEDLQTTYGKLRAAMAPDARDTTKPAAQTPSE, from the coding sequence ATGGATCGCATGTGGAGCCCCTGGCGCTCGGCCTACGTGTCGGAGGCCAACGACCGCGAGCCCGCCGACGACGAGTCGATTTTCACGGCCCTTCTGCGGGAGGAGCGGGACGAGGAAAACCTCATCCTCTGGCGGGGGGAGCACGTGTTCGTCATCATGAACCGGCATCCCTACAACAGCGGCCACCTTCTCATTCTCCCCTACCGCGAGGTGACACAGTACGACGCCCTCAGCGCCCCCGAGCAACAGGCCCTGACGGCCGCCCTGGACCGGTGCATGGGGTGGCTCCGGGAGGCGGTCTCCCCCGACGGCTTCAACGTCGGAATGAACCTGGGCCGCGCGGCCGGGGCCGGCATTCCGGACCATCTCCACGCCCACGTCGTGCCCCGCTGGGACGGAGACACCAACTTTATGGCCACGACCGCGAACACGAAGGTGCTCCCCGAAGACCTGCAAACCACCTACGGCAAGCTCCGCGCGGCCATGGCCCCCGACGCCCGCGACACGACGAAGCCCGCCGCACAGACGCCCTCCGAGTGA
- the rplQ gene encoding 50S ribosomal protein L17 yields the protein MRHRKKGKKIGRTASHRKRTLQSLSNALIENKSITTTVAKAKALRPFVEPLITRAKEDTQHNRREVFRHLQSNDAIDELFGEVSERVGDRPGGYTRIIKLGQRSGDGAELALIELVDYNDVPPTDTGQGGSGGTRRGSGKGRRTSTEEEQADASSSGDSSDEESESVEADEATAGKASADAEQDEAGEEEEAEEDNT from the coding sequence ATGCGACACCGCAAGAAAGGAAAAAAGATCGGGCGCACGGCGTCCCACCGCAAGCGCACCCTGCAGTCCCTCTCCAATGCGCTGATCGAGAACAAGAGCATCACCACGACCGTGGCGAAGGCGAAGGCCCTGCGCCCGTTCGTGGAACCGCTGATCACGCGGGCCAAGGAGGACACGCAGCACAACCGCCGAGAGGTCTTCCGGCACCTCCAGAGCAACGACGCGATTGACGAACTCTTCGGTGAGGTGTCCGAGCGCGTGGGCGACCGGCCCGGCGGGTACACGCGAATCATTAAGCTCGGGCAGCGCTCCGGCGACGGCGCCGAGCTCGCCCTGATTGAGCTCGTCGACTACAACGACGTTCCCCCGACCGATACCGGACAGGGCGGATCCGGAGGAACGCGCCGGGGAAGTGGAAAGGGGCGTCGCACGTCAACCGAGGAAGAGCAGGCCGACGCTTCCTCGTCGGGCGATTCGTCCGATGAAGAATCGGAGTCCGTGGAGGCGGACGAGGCCACCGCGGGGAAGGCGTCCGCCGACGCCGAGCAGGATGAGGCAGGGGAAGAGGAGGAAGCCGAAGAGGACAACACCTAG
- a CDS encoding DUF72 domain-containing protein: MSTASIDDRRTTVDAYDFRGIHPHVRFGTASNRYGGWIGQIYPPERYADQVSTRSRKMGGETFTERRVPIESVRDYFEHFEVLELDFTFYRPLLEENDERGSNHHVLSNYAEHAPADASFLVKAPQKFFARTLRRDGQFVDNPSFLDAEGYVSTFHEPALDILGDRLDGIIFQQEYQRVADSPRPDENVRQLDDFFAALPDAPQPHIELRSEHLLRGPYFDWLAERGLGHVFSHWTWLPPLRRQWSMSGERLTAADGQVVTRLLTPRDTKYAEAYATAHPFEEPVAELSETEQAHTMVLDVTALAFRAEAHNATLNVIANNRAWGNAPDLNRTVAHRILDHVEGRE; this comes from the coding sequence ATGAGCACGGCTTCGATCGACGACCGCCGCACCACAGTCGACGCGTACGACTTTCGGGGCATACACCCGCACGTCCGCTTCGGCACGGCCAGCAACCGATACGGCGGCTGGATCGGTCAGATCTACCCCCCCGAGCGGTACGCCGATCAGGTGTCAACCCGGTCTCGCAAGATGGGCGGCGAGACCTTTACGGAACGACGCGTGCCCATCGAGTCGGTGCGCGACTACTTCGAGCACTTTGAGGTGCTCGAGCTCGACTTCACCTTTTACCGTCCGCTGCTGGAGGAAAACGACGAGCGAGGCTCCAACCACCACGTCCTCTCCAACTACGCCGAGCACGCCCCCGCCGACGCCTCGTTCCTGGTCAAGGCCCCCCAGAAATTCTTTGCCCGCACCCTCCGCCGGGACGGACAGTTCGTCGACAATCCCAGCTTTCTCGACGCTGAGGGATACGTGAGCACCTTCCACGAGCCGGCCCTCGACATCCTGGGCGATCGGCTGGACGGCATCATTTTCCAGCAGGAATACCAGCGCGTGGCCGACAGTCCTCGCCCCGACGAGAACGTCCGCCAGCTCGACGACTTCTTTGCGGCCCTCCCCGATGCCCCGCAGCCCCACATCGAGCTGCGCTCGGAGCACCTCCTGCGCGGCCCCTACTTCGACTGGCTCGCCGAGCGCGGGCTGGGGCACGTCTTCAGCCACTGGACCTGGCTGCCGCCCCTGCGCCGGCAGTGGTCAATGAGCGGCGAGCGGCTGACCGCGGCCGACGGGCAGGTCGTCACCCGCCTGCTTACCCCGCGCGACACGAAGTACGCGGAGGCCTACGCGACGGCCCATCCCTTCGAAGAGCCCGTCGCCGAGCTTAGCGAGACCGAGCAGGCCCACACCATGGTCCTCGACGTAACGGCGCTGGCGTTCCGGGCCGAGGCCCACAACGCGACGCTCAACGTGATCGCGAACAACCGGGCCTGGGGCAACGCCCCCGACCTCAACCGGACCGTAGCGCACCGCATCCTGGACCACGTCGAGGGCCGCGAATAA
- a CDS encoding PHP domain-containing protein: MPDVPVYADLHAHTQCSDGHLAPEALVARAAEQGLQAFAVTDHDTVAGLPAAREAAAAHGLRLVSGVELSAAVDGRGVHLLGYGFDPGHSALTDYLTAFTSRRRERLRQMVRRLADHGVDVSSDTVEQHVGTSAAPGRPHLARALAAEGHVENYREAFEQYLATDRPAYVPAPTRPAGEAIDAVHAAGGVAVLAHPGQWTPSPVRRTLREQGLDGIECHAASHPAYLVDYYRKICQAHDLLITGGSDYHGGPEAEGDAPGDVGLTRGQWERFRDAAL; the protein is encoded by the coding sequence ATGCCCGACGTACCAGTCTATGCCGACCTCCACGCCCACACCCAGTGCTCCGATGGGCACCTCGCGCCGGAGGCACTCGTGGCGCGGGCGGCCGAGCAGGGCCTTCAGGCGTTCGCCGTGACGGACCACGATACTGTAGCGGGCCTTCCGGCGGCCCGTGAGGCGGCAGCGGCCCACGGCCTGCGGCTCGTGTCCGGCGTCGAGCTCAGCGCGGCGGTGGACGGTCGGGGGGTGCACCTGCTGGGCTATGGGTTTGATCCAGGGCATTCGGCCCTCACCGATTACCTGACGGCCTTCACCTCGCGCCGCCGAGAACGTCTCCGGCAGATGGTTCGGCGGCTTGCGGACCACGGCGTCGATGTCTCCAGCGATACGGTCGAACAGCACGTCGGGACGAGCGCGGCGCCGGGCCGTCCCCATCTGGCCCGGGCCCTGGCGGCGGAGGGGCATGTTGAGAACTACCGCGAGGCGTTTGAGCAGTACCTCGCCACGGACCGACCGGCGTACGTGCCCGCGCCGACACGGCCGGCGGGGGAGGCCATCGATGCGGTGCACGCCGCGGGGGGCGTCGCGGTGCTGGCGCATCCCGGCCAGTGGACGCCGAGCCCTGTGCGCCGGACCCTTCGTGAACAGGGACTGGACGGCATCGAATGCCATGCCGCGAGCCACCCCGCGTACCTCGTCGACTATTACCGGAAGATCTGCCAGGCCCACGACCTACTGATAACCGGGGGCTCCGACTACCACGGTGGGCCGGAGGCCGAGGGGGATGCCCCTGGCGATGTGGGCCTCACCCGGGGCCAGTGGGAACGATTCCGGGACGCCGCCCTGTAA
- a CDS encoding RelA/SpoT family protein, with protein MIQASAVPQKSEIEIDPKYEERLEELLSCCRTHLPTVDENMIRRAFRLSYWAHRNDWRESGEKYVSHPLRVATIVARDIGLDDTSVAAALLHDVVEDTELSLDLIRDEFGDTMATIIDGLTKIEGVFSSQKLGQAENVRKLMLSMASDLRVILVKFADRLHNMRTIEALPKKKQLQKASETQELFAPLAHRFGLFKIKSELEDLSFKVLDPEAYTHIVDRLEEMAEQREAYIAGFIEPLAEHLEEEGFEFDIKGRVKNVYSIHRKMERKNKPIDEIYDIFAIRVILQSGGRTGKEDCWRVYSLVTDLYKPLPERFRDFISVPKSNGYQSLHTTVFGPGGRRVEVQVRTQEMHEVAERGVAAHWKYKEGTENVDEEMERFLEWVRDLLENPEPEEATEFVKEFRLNLYDEEIYVFTPQGDLLTLPQGATPVDFAFKVHTEVGMQCLGAKVNGKMVPLSQELESGDQVEVITSEKQNPSPDWINFVVTHKARSRIRKWTNEERRKAVELGREIWGKTKDQADLEISDQDLQEVAHELKFPDLQQLFYEIGKGLYDPDELVDYIKGNTQPEEKTVEEFDEESLREQYEQFLDAAQETEKQALVIDGEVQKDLAVNYASCCNPIPGDEVFGFVSKTGTVNIHRSNCRNASDLLVNKADRILDVDWSHQKDVQFVAALRLMGEDRVGMVNDITTVISKNLKTNIRSITIDTEDGIFSGTIMLHVSDLEHLQRLTERLKRIDGIQGVYRFKE; from the coding sequence ATGATTCAGGCGTCGGCCGTCCCGCAGAAGAGCGAGATCGAGATCGATCCGAAGTATGAGGAGCGTCTCGAGGAGCTGCTGTCGTGCTGCCGGACCCATCTTCCCACCGTCGACGAAAACATGATTCGCCGGGCCTTCCGGCTGAGCTACTGGGCCCACCGCAACGACTGGCGCGAGTCGGGGGAGAAGTACGTCAGCCATCCGCTTCGGGTGGCAACCATCGTGGCCCGGGACATTGGGCTCGACGATACGAGCGTGGCGGCCGCGCTGCTCCACGACGTGGTGGAGGACACCGAGCTCTCCCTGGACCTCATTCGGGACGAGTTTGGGGACACCATGGCGACCATCATCGACGGGCTCACGAAGATCGAGGGCGTCTTCAGCAGCCAGAAGCTCGGCCAGGCCGAAAACGTCCGCAAGCTGATGCTCTCGATGGCGTCGGACCTCCGCGTCATTCTGGTCAAGTTTGCGGACCGGCTCCACAACATGCGCACCATCGAGGCGCTTCCGAAGAAGAAGCAGCTCCAAAAGGCCAGTGAGACGCAGGAGCTGTTCGCGCCCCTCGCCCACCGGTTCGGGCTGTTCAAGATCAAAAGCGAGCTGGAGGATCTCAGCTTTAAGGTTCTGGACCCCGAGGCGTACACCCACATCGTGGACCGGCTCGAAGAGATGGCCGAGCAGCGGGAGGCCTACATCGCCGGGTTTATTGAACCGCTCGCGGAGCACCTGGAGGAGGAAGGGTTTGAGTTCGACATCAAGGGGCGCGTCAAGAACGTCTACTCCATTCACCGCAAGATGGAGCGGAAGAATAAGCCGATCGATGAGATCTACGACATCTTCGCGATCCGGGTGATCCTGCAGAGCGGCGGCCGGACGGGAAAGGAGGACTGCTGGCGCGTCTACTCACTGGTGACCGACCTGTACAAGCCGCTTCCCGAGCGCTTCCGCGACTTCATCTCGGTGCCAAAGTCGAACGGGTACCAGAGCCTGCATACGACCGTCTTTGGGCCGGGGGGGCGCCGGGTGGAGGTCCAGGTTCGGACGCAGGAGATGCACGAGGTGGCCGAGCGGGGGGTGGCCGCGCACTGGAAGTACAAGGAGGGGACGGAAAACGTGGACGAGGAGATGGAGCGCTTCCTGGAGTGGGTGCGTGACCTTCTCGAGAACCCGGAGCCGGAAGAGGCCACGGAGTTCGTCAAGGAGTTTCGGCTCAACCTCTACGACGAGGAGATTTACGTCTTCACCCCGCAGGGCGACCTGCTTACGCTCCCGCAGGGGGCCACGCCGGTCGACTTTGCGTTCAAGGTGCACACGGAGGTGGGGATGCAGTGCCTCGGCGCGAAGGTGAACGGGAAGATGGTGCCGCTCTCGCAGGAGCTGGAGAGTGGGGACCAGGTCGAGGTGATCACGTCCGAGAAGCAGAACCCCAGCCCGGACTGGATCAACTTCGTCGTGACCCACAAGGCACGGAGCCGCATTCGGAAGTGGACGAACGAGGAGCGGCGCAAGGCCGTGGAGCTGGGCAGGGAGATCTGGGGCAAGACGAAGGACCAGGCGGACCTCGAGATCAGCGATCAGGACCTACAGGAGGTGGCCCACGAGCTCAAATTCCCCGACCTCCAGCAGTTGTTTTACGAGATTGGGAAGGGGCTTTACGACCCGGATGAGCTTGTCGATTACATAAAGGGCAACACCCAGCCGGAAGAGAAGACCGTCGAGGAGTTCGACGAAGAGTCGCTCCGGGAGCAGTACGAACAGTTTCTCGACGCGGCGCAGGAGACCGAGAAACAGGCCCTCGTCATCGACGGGGAGGTGCAAAAAGACCTGGCGGTCAACTACGCCTCCTGTTGCAACCCGATCCCCGGAGATGAGGTGTTCGGCTTCGTCAGCAAGACGGGCACGGTGAACATTCACCGCTCCAATTGCCGCAACGCGTCGGACCTGCTCGTTAACAAGGCCGATCGCATTCTGGACGTCGACTGGAGCCACCAGAAGGACGTCCAGTTTGTCGCGGCGCTGCGCCTCATGGGCGAGGACCGGGTGGGGATGGTGAACGACATTACGACGGTCATCTCCAAAAACCTGAAGACGAACATCCGGTCCATCACGATCGACACCGAGGACGGCATTTTCTCAGGAACGATCATGCTCCACGTCTCGGACCTGGAGCACCTGCAGCGCCTCACCGAGCGCCTCAAGCGCATCGACGGCATTCAAGGGGTGTACCGGTTCAAAGAATAG